A single Leptospiraceae bacterium DNA region contains:
- a CDS encoding RecX family transcriptional regulator, whose product MPKDDLYSFLRKEKNVYHFDFKRFQNQDFYQYVVSKLSKISPSTPPSSILKKLRKMDLNEQKNLSFDFQDFLKYLENQNLWNYKTSLKLRMQLHLENHLGYHKIKFLLLQEGYHEEHIQEELANIPSEFWKNKALQVLKSLQKSLSNIPPTKRKQKIYNKLLYLGFREEEIEEIISKDITE is encoded by the coding sequence ATGCCAAAAGATGATTTATATTCATTTTTGAGAAAAGAAAAAAATGTTTATCATTTTGATTTTAAGCGATTTCAAAATCAGGATTTTTATCAATATGTGGTGTCAAAGTTATCGAAAATTTCGCCATCTACTCCACCCTCATCGATATTGAAAAAACTTAGGAAAATGGACCTAAATGAACAAAAGAACTTGTCCTTTGATTTTCAAGACTTTTTGAAATATTTAGAAAATCAAAATCTTTGGAATTATAAAACAAGTTTAAAATTACGAATGCAACTTCACTTGGAAAACCACTTGGGTTATCATAAAATTAAATTTCTGCTTCTTCAAGAAGGCTACCATGAGGAACATATACAAGAAGAATTAGCAAATATTCCATCTGAGTTTTGGAAAAACAAAGCCCTTCAGGTCTTGAAGTCCCTTCAGAAAAGTTTATCAAACATACCACCTACCAAAAGAAAACAAAAAATTTACAACAAACTTCTATATTTGGGGTTTAGAGAAGAAGAAATCGAAGAAATCATCTCAAAAGATATCACTGAATGA